The Pseudarthrobacter sulfonivorans genome includes a window with the following:
- a CDS encoding DUF2848 domain-containing protein, with translation MTTLSFELPDGSTRTVQVKHLLNAGYAGREQEEVQAHIAELAELGVPGPATTPALYPVSPYLAQQVSEVRVQHARTSGEAEWALVITDDGVLLTVACDHTDRELEVHGVAWSKNASPDVLGRKAWRLDDVRDHLDQITLKGWVGQGDTADTLIQDSSLEALLTPDYWLEVLTERGLNEPGTVLISGTVAMTSGVNQFARSWKVEMTDPVTGSTVDARYVVEQMAEPIG, from the coding sequence ATGACGACTCTGAGCTTCGAACTTCCCGACGGCAGCACCCGGACAGTCCAGGTCAAGCACCTCCTGAACGCCGGTTATGCAGGGCGGGAGCAGGAGGAAGTGCAGGCCCACATTGCCGAGCTGGCAGAACTGGGCGTTCCGGGCCCCGCCACCACCCCGGCGCTCTACCCGGTCTCGCCGTACCTGGCGCAGCAGGTTTCCGAAGTCCGCGTGCAGCATGCCCGGACCTCCGGGGAAGCCGAATGGGCGCTGGTCATCACGGACGACGGCGTGCTGCTGACGGTCGCGTGCGACCACACGGACCGCGAGCTTGAGGTCCATGGGGTGGCCTGGAGCAAGAATGCCAGCCCGGACGTCCTGGGCCGCAAGGCGTGGCGGCTGGACGACGTGCGCGACCACCTGGACCAGATCACGCTGAAGGGCTGGGTGGGGCAGGGTGATACCGCGGACACGCTGATCCAGGACAGCTCGTTGGAAGCCCTGCTGACGCCGGACTACTGGCTGGAGGTGCTGACCGAGCGTGGCCTGAATGAGCCGGGGACGGTCCTCATTTCCGGCACGGTGGCCATGACAAGCGGGGTAAACCAGTTCGCCCGCAGCTGGAAAGTGGAGATGACAGACCCCGTGACAGGATCCACCGTGGATGCCCGGTACGTGGTGGAGCAGATGGCCGAGCCCATCGGCTGA
- a CDS encoding ammonium transporter, translating into MEITAQHVWMMIAAAMVLLMTPGLGLFYGGMTRAKAALNMIMMSFISAGIVGVVWVLWGYSMTTGEGILGIFGNPFANFGLQNLMGSPDLIKAGFSATFAIITVALISGAIADRAKFSAWAVFVPLWITLVYCPLAYMIWGGGLMSAGGAITETFGQVIDFAGGAVVEISSGTAALVLALVVGQRHGFAKDPSHRPHNVPFIMLGAAILWFGWFGFNGGAATTAEQAGLIWINTLVTPAAAMLSWLLAEKIRHGHPTSLGAASGVVAGLVAITPSCANISPVAAIGLGLVAGAACCVFVDLKYRFGLDDSLDVVGVHLGAGLIGTLALGFVALPMDGQGGGLFYGGGLQQLTAQAVAVVVTVVLSGGVTLVIGRAINRTIGFRVSHEAEMAGVDLSEHAETAYAFGGLGSHFNPLGRGVTAPAAAPAKEDTFA; encoded by the coding sequence GTGGAGATCACTGCGCAACACGTCTGGATGATGATCGCGGCGGCAATGGTGCTGCTTATGACACCCGGGCTTGGCCTCTTCTATGGCGGCATGACGCGCGCCAAGGCAGCGCTGAACATGATCATGATGAGCTTCATCTCCGCCGGCATCGTGGGAGTTGTGTGGGTCCTATGGGGATACTCGATGACCACCGGCGAGGGAATCCTGGGCATCTTTGGCAACCCCTTCGCCAACTTCGGGCTGCAGAACCTCATGGGCTCCCCTGACCTCATCAAGGCAGGCTTCAGCGCCACCTTCGCCATCATCACGGTGGCCCTCATCAGCGGGGCCATCGCGGACCGCGCCAAGTTCAGCGCCTGGGCAGTGTTCGTGCCGCTGTGGATCACGCTGGTTTATTGCCCCTTGGCCTACATGATCTGGGGCGGCGGGCTCATGAGCGCCGGCGGAGCCATCACCGAGACCTTCGGCCAGGTCATCGACTTCGCCGGCGGTGCGGTGGTGGAAATCAGCTCCGGTACGGCCGCCCTGGTCCTGGCCCTGGTGGTTGGCCAGCGCCACGGCTTCGCCAAGGATCCCAGCCACCGCCCGCACAATGTCCCCTTCATCATGCTCGGCGCGGCCATCCTGTGGTTCGGCTGGTTCGGGTTCAATGGCGGCGCCGCCACCACCGCGGAGCAGGCCGGCCTGATCTGGATCAACACCCTGGTCACCCCGGCCGCGGCCATGCTCAGCTGGCTGCTGGCGGAGAAGATCCGCCACGGCCATCCCACGTCCCTGGGCGCAGCCTCCGGTGTTGTTGCCGGCCTGGTGGCCATCACACCGTCCTGCGCCAACATCAGCCCAGTGGCCGCCATCGGCCTGGGCCTGGTGGCCGGTGCAGCCTGCTGCGTGTTTGTTGACCTGAAGTACCGGTTCGGGCTGGACGACTCCCTGGACGTGGTGGGAGTACACCTCGGCGCCGGGCTCATCGGCACACTCGCCCTGGGCTTCGTCGCTCTCCCCATGGACGGCCAGGGCGGGGGCCTGTTCTACGGCGGCGGTCTCCAGCAACTGACGGCGCAGGCCGTGGCGGTAGTGGTCACCGTAGTTCTCTCCGGCGGTGTGACCCTGGTGATCGGCCGGGCCATCAACAGGACCATCGGGTTCCGGGTGAGCCACGAGGCCGAGATGGCAGGGGTGGATCTCTCCGAGCATGCCGAGACCGCCTACGCCTTCGGCGGGCTGGGTAGCCACTTCAACCCGCTGGGCCGCGGCGTCACGGCACCTGCTGCCGCTCCCGCCAAGGAAGACACGTTCGCCTGA
- a CDS encoding transglycosylase domain-containing protein: MAQQKKRRHRLAATLGRVIGFFAASAMCGVLAASLVVPAVATVGYGVSTSISYFENLPSELIVSPPSQSTKVLTSDGQPLATFYAENRIKIPLDRISPYVRDAIVAIEDSRFYEHPGVDPQGILRAAIFNLTSEGRQGASTITQQYVTNVINESFVSQEKTDEVILSGQKSIGDKLREIKLAIALEKKFSKDQILEGYLNIVFFNREAYGIEAAARYFFSTGAGDLTLPQAALLAGLVNSPSFYNPAVNPEQAMSRRNQVLTEMLATGKITQADHDAAAATPIELKLSPGKQGCAHAQMAPYFCDYISHMILNNPAYGATLAERERKLYRGGLTIVTTLDSRLQAAAQAQVDSTAGANPDRWGASLVSVQPGTGKILAMAQNTVFLPAEGKFDTQLNFNVDSRDSTGNDLNGAGGFQPGSTMKPFTFAEWLNEGKPLTGVVDASRRVYPLGFPWRSSCGRVLGAYSTAQNNPELGAADDLQNADEGYYRPMPVNYGLYNSINTATFAAATQLDFCGIQKMVDAVGLHSGLDGAQINMHQLGNLLGAIGVAPLHLANAFATFANDGRYCSPIAVLEVTDLTGGKLPGQTSECRDAVKPEVARGVNAVLQDVLKIGSGVWINPKIHTQMPVAAKTGTSNNNGATWVAGYTSGLATASFFGDALEGQHRPGQNVTINGQFYPRLDGYMIAGPQWVNYMLKAAPLYPANPFPPPPASMVAPPKPSPAPPAPPAPAPAPAPAPAPAPAPAPAPEPAPAPPPAPAPEPAPVPPAPPAPPQLPDPPPANGFPGGRR, translated from the coding sequence ATGGCGCAGCAAAAGAAACGCAGGCACCGGTTGGCCGCCACCCTGGGAAGGGTCATCGGATTCTTTGCTGCGAGCGCCATGTGCGGCGTCCTGGCCGCAAGCCTGGTGGTCCCCGCTGTTGCGACTGTCGGCTACGGGGTCAGCACCTCCATCAGCTACTTTGAAAATCTGCCCTCGGAACTGATCGTTTCGCCGCCGTCGCAGTCCACCAAAGTCCTCACTTCCGACGGCCAGCCGCTCGCCACGTTTTATGCCGAAAACCGGATTAAGATCCCCCTGGACCGGATATCCCCCTACGTCCGGGATGCCATCGTGGCCATCGAGGACAGCCGCTTTTATGAGCACCCGGGCGTTGACCCGCAAGGGATTCTCCGGGCCGCAATCTTCAACCTGACGAGTGAGGGCAGGCAGGGCGCCTCCACGATCACCCAGCAGTACGTCACCAACGTGATCAACGAGTCATTCGTGTCCCAGGAGAAGACCGACGAGGTCATCCTCAGCGGCCAGAAGAGCATCGGGGACAAGCTCCGCGAGATAAAGCTGGCCATTGCGCTGGAGAAGAAGTTCAGCAAGGACCAGATCCTCGAGGGCTACCTGAATATCGTGTTCTTTAACCGCGAGGCCTACGGAATCGAGGCGGCGGCCCGGTATTTCTTCAGCACCGGGGCAGGGGACCTCACGCTGCCGCAGGCCGCCCTGCTGGCCGGTCTGGTCAACAGTCCCAGCTTTTACAACCCCGCGGTCAACCCGGAGCAGGCCATGAGCCGCCGGAACCAGGTTCTTACGGAGATGCTGGCCACCGGCAAGATCACCCAGGCGGACCACGACGCCGCAGCGGCTACGCCCATCGAGCTCAAGCTCAGTCCGGGGAAGCAGGGCTGCGCCCACGCCCAGATGGCGCCGTACTTCTGCGACTACATTTCGCATATGATCCTGAACAACCCGGCCTACGGCGCCACCCTGGCCGAGCGCGAGCGGAAGCTGTACCGCGGCGGGCTCACCATCGTCACTACGCTGGACAGCCGGCTCCAGGCGGCGGCCCAGGCGCAGGTGGACAGCACTGCCGGGGCGAATCCTGACCGCTGGGGCGCATCCCTGGTGTCGGTCCAGCCGGGCACCGGGAAAATCCTGGCCATGGCGCAGAACACGGTATTCCTGCCGGCGGAGGGCAAGTTCGACACCCAACTGAACTTCAATGTGGATTCCCGGGATTCCACGGGCAATGACCTCAACGGGGCGGGCGGCTTCCAGCCCGGCTCCACGATGAAGCCCTTCACGTTCGCCGAGTGGCTGAACGAGGGCAAACCACTGACAGGCGTGGTGGACGCCTCCCGCCGGGTGTATCCGCTCGGCTTCCCGTGGCGCTCCAGCTGCGGAAGGGTGCTGGGCGCCTACAGTACGGCCCAGAACAACCCTGAGCTGGGCGCCGCCGACGATCTCCAGAATGCTGATGAGGGCTACTACCGTCCCATGCCCGTGAACTACGGGCTGTACAACTCCATCAACACGGCCACGTTCGCCGCGGCCACCCAGCTCGACTTCTGCGGCATCCAGAAGATGGTGGACGCCGTGGGGCTGCACAGCGGACTGGACGGTGCCCAGATCAACATGCACCAGCTCGGCAATCTCCTCGGTGCCATCGGCGTCGCCCCGCTCCACCTCGCCAATGCTTTCGCCACCTTCGCCAACGACGGCCGTTACTGCTCCCCGATCGCCGTGCTTGAGGTGACGGACCTGACGGGCGGGAAGCTTCCCGGACAGACCAGCGAGTGCCGCGATGCCGTCAAGCCGGAGGTTGCCCGGGGAGTCAATGCCGTGCTCCAGGACGTACTGAAGATCGGCTCCGGCGTGTGGATCAATCCCAAAATCCACACGCAGATGCCCGTGGCCGCCAAGACCGGGACCTCCAACAACAACGGCGCCACCTGGGTGGCTGGGTACACCTCGGGACTGGCTACGGCGTCCTTCTTCGGCGACGCCCTGGAAGGCCAGCACCGTCCCGGCCAGAACGTCACCATCAATGGCCAGTTCTACCCGCGGCTGGACGGCTACATGATAGCGGGGCCCCAGTGGGTCAACTACATGCTCAAAGCCGCGCCGCTTTACCCGGCGAACCCGTTCCCGCCGCCGCCAGCATCCATGGTGGCCCCGCCGAAACCGTCACCCGCTCCGCCCGCGCCGCCTGCGCCCGCTCCAGCTCCAGCCCCCGCGCCCGCACCCGCTCCAGCGCCGGCTCCCGCGCCGGAGCCCGCACCTGCACCACCTCCTGCCCCTGCTCCTGAGCCCGCGCCCGTCCCGCCTGCTCCGCCAGCACCGCCCCAGCTTCCGGACCCTCCGCCTGCGAACGGCTTCCCGGGAGGCAGGCGCTGA
- a CDS encoding carbon-nitrogen hydrolase family protein, whose amino-acid sequence MRLAVAQIITGADLAANLELIRDYATRAKAAGAELVVFPEAAMRAFGNSLKDIAEPLDGPWAAAVRSIAQELDITVVAGMFTPGDGGRVRNTLLVTGPGVETAYDKIHLFDAFGFAESDTVDAGTAPVTFEVNGTTFGLATCYDVRFPALFTANAKAGAQVNIVCASWGAGEGKAEQWDLLVRARALDSTTFVVACGQGDPASVGIASAGKAPTGVGHSAVISPVGAALVALGGEPELAVVDIDPAVIAEVRGQLPVLANARTF is encoded by the coding sequence ATGCGTTTAGCAGTGGCCCAAATCATCACCGGAGCCGATCTGGCCGCCAACCTGGAGCTCATCAGAGACTACGCCACGCGAGCCAAAGCTGCCGGAGCGGAGCTCGTGGTGTTCCCGGAAGCCGCCATGCGCGCCTTCGGCAACAGCCTGAAGGACATTGCCGAGCCGCTGGACGGGCCGTGGGCTGCCGCCGTCCGCAGCATTGCCCAAGAGCTGGACATCACGGTGGTGGCGGGCATGTTCACCCCGGGCGACGGCGGCCGCGTGCGGAACACGCTGCTGGTCACCGGCCCCGGCGTCGAGACCGCCTACGACAAGATCCATCTCTTTGATGCATTCGGGTTCGCCGAGTCCGATACCGTGGACGCCGGAACCGCCCCCGTGACCTTCGAGGTGAACGGCACCACCTTCGGCCTGGCCACCTGCTACGACGTGCGGTTCCCGGCACTGTTTACGGCCAACGCCAAGGCCGGCGCCCAAGTCAACATTGTCTGCGCCTCATGGGGCGCCGGCGAGGGCAAGGCAGAGCAGTGGGACCTCCTGGTCCGGGCCCGCGCGCTGGACAGCACCACCTTCGTGGTGGCCTGCGGACAGGGCGACCCGGCAAGCGTCGGCATCGCCTCCGCCGGCAAGGCTCCCACCGGCGTCGGCCACAGCGCCGTCATCTCTCCCGTGGGCGCTGCCCTGGTGGCCCTCGGCGGCGAACCGGAACTCGCCGTCGTCGACATTGACCCGGCCGTCATTGCCGAGGTCCGCGGCCAACTGCCCGTCCTGGCCAACGCCCGGACCTTCTGA
- a CDS encoding DUF1992 domain-containing protein, translating to MGGGDSAFKRRLERAAEVRSYRGAGISAEEEAELEAAEAKERDKRKKVDDARRAEYLIRDAMAQGKFDNLKYAGKPIPGLGEAYDPDWWVKGLIQRENISGLGPKAILLRTEDAELDGRLDVQFTEKQVRDILADFNARVIEARRQLQGGPPVVTKTRDVDAEVARWHERRAAHAQDALPEPEPQRSWWQRLWRGTT from the coding sequence ATGGGCGGCGGAGACAGTGCCTTCAAGCGCCGGCTGGAACGGGCTGCGGAAGTGCGCTCCTACCGGGGCGCCGGCATCAGTGCCGAGGAAGAGGCCGAACTCGAGGCCGCCGAGGCCAAGGAACGGGACAAACGCAAGAAGGTCGACGATGCGCGGCGGGCGGAGTACTTGATCCGGGACGCCATGGCACAGGGCAAATTCGACAACCTCAAATACGCCGGCAAGCCCATCCCCGGGCTGGGCGAGGCCTACGATCCTGACTGGTGGGTCAAGGGCCTGATCCAGCGCGAGAACATCAGCGGGCTGGGCCCCAAAGCCATCCTGCTCCGCACCGAAGACGCCGAACTGGACGGCCGGCTTGATGTGCAGTTCACCGAAAAACAGGTCCGGGACATCCTCGCCGACTTCAATGCCCGGGTAATCGAGGCCCGCCGCCAGCTCCAGGGCGGCCCGCCCGTCGTCACCAAAACGCGGGACGTCGACGCCGAGGTGGCGCGCTGGCACGAACGCCGCGCCGCCCACGCACAGGACGCCCTACCTGAACCGGAGCCGCAGCGCTCCTGGTGGCAGCGGCTCTGGCGCGGCACCACCTAG
- a CDS encoding Lrp/AsnC family transcriptional regulator produces the protein MVLSEEDLALINVLQVAPRISWSDAADVLGVHATTLAARWDRLRLSGAAWTTAHLIGDPKKMCLALVSVDCEMQLRAEVTAALAAIPEVVTVEEAASNRDLMLTVIAPTLDRFTDHVLPRFKEIRGLLKYRTSLGTRLHSAGHSWRLNTLDKAKQNALMDVASHEVTGSAAPRPGAPLPPSHLDLIPFLARDGRASAADIARSLGRSPATVQRQLNRVISSGLLTFRCDIAQNLSGYPVSCQWFANVPPGQHEAAAAELRGLRTVRLSASTTGGTNFVILMWLNSLADVMNAELALQQRIPQIELVESVVILSSAKRMGWMLNPDSTASGAVVVSGTGLPSLGLQ, from the coding sequence GTGGTACTCAGCGAGGAAGACCTTGCCCTGATCAACGTGCTGCAGGTTGCGCCGCGGATCAGCTGGTCGGATGCAGCCGATGTGCTGGGAGTGCACGCCACAACGCTGGCTGCGCGCTGGGACAGGCTGCGGTTGTCGGGGGCGGCCTGGACGACGGCCCACCTGATCGGCGATCCCAAAAAGATGTGCCTGGCGCTGGTGAGCGTGGATTGCGAAATGCAGTTGCGGGCCGAGGTGACCGCGGCGCTCGCCGCCATCCCGGAGGTGGTCACGGTGGAGGAGGCGGCAAGCAACAGGGACCTCATGCTGACGGTAATAGCGCCCACCTTGGACCGGTTCACGGATCATGTGCTCCCGAGGTTCAAGGAGATTCGCGGGTTGTTGAAGTACCGGACCTCGCTGGGTACCCGTCTGCACTCCGCTGGCCATTCGTGGCGCCTCAATACGTTGGACAAGGCGAAGCAGAATGCGCTTATGGACGTTGCCAGTCATGAAGTCACCGGTTCGGCAGCCCCGAGGCCCGGGGCGCCACTGCCGCCCAGTCACCTGGATCTGATCCCGTTCCTGGCGCGGGACGGGCGTGCGAGCGCAGCGGACATCGCGCGCAGCCTGGGCAGGAGCCCGGCGACGGTCCAGCGGCAGCTCAACAGGGTGATATCCAGTGGGCTGCTGACCTTCCGTTGCGACATTGCCCAGAATCTCTCCGGCTACCCGGTGAGCTGTCAGTGGTTCGCCAATGTGCCGCCGGGCCAGCACGAGGCCGCGGCCGCCGAACTCCGCGGCCTCCGCACTGTCAGGCTCAGCGCCTCCACCACCGGAGGCACAAATTTTGTGATCCTCATGTGGCTGAATTCCCTGGCCGATGTGATGAACGCCGAATTGGCCCTCCAGCAACGCATCCCGCAGATCGAGCTCGTGGAGAGCGTTGTGATCCTGAGCAGCGCCAAGCGGATGGGCTGGATGCTGAACCCGGATTCGACGGCGAGCGGCGCGGTGGTGGTCTCCGGCACGGGGCTGCCGTCTTTGGGGCTCCAATGA
- a CDS encoding DUF202 domain-containing protein — translation MVRTGLPDPGPHGDPGLQPERTTLAWGRTMMALVTVSAIFLRWLPHHGFPILLLFAVSAAAAAAIYLTQRRRYGASARGISRERVDADTSAVLWTAFAGVALGALGIGVVLAG, via the coding sequence GTGGTCCGCACCGGGCTTCCGGACCCCGGGCCGCACGGGGATCCCGGGCTCCAGCCCGAGCGGACCACGCTGGCGTGGGGCCGGACCATGATGGCGCTGGTGACGGTCAGCGCCATCTTCCTGCGCTGGCTGCCCCACCACGGCTTCCCCATCCTGCTGCTTTTCGCCGTATCCGCGGCCGCAGCGGCGGCCATCTACCTGACTCAGCGCCGGCGGTACGGCGCCAGCGCGCGGGGAATTTCGCGCGAAAGGGTCGACGCCGATACGTCCGCGGTACTCTGGACCGCCTTTGCGGGTGTTGCGCTGGGCGCGCTCGGCATCGGCGTGGTGCTGGCCGGCTGA
- a CDS encoding YidH family protein: MPSNQTPPNDPVPPSRGKIAERLLPGGTEPDPRFTLANERTFLAWIRTALALLAGGIAIEAFTSDLFLEPVRKSLAVLLLLLGMLLSAGAAGRWIRVERSMRNKTPLPLPLIVPLLAGAGALAAAVVLVFILWR; this comes from the coding sequence GTGCCCAGCAACCAGACGCCGCCCAACGACCCCGTGCCGCCGTCGCGGGGAAAGATCGCCGAACGGCTGCTGCCCGGCGGCACCGAGCCGGACCCGCGCTTCACGCTGGCCAATGAACGAACCTTCCTCGCTTGGATCCGCACGGCGCTGGCGCTTCTGGCCGGCGGCATCGCCATCGAGGCCTTCACCTCGGACCTGTTCCTGGAACCGGTCCGCAAGAGCCTGGCGGTACTGCTCCTGCTCCTGGGCATGCTGCTGAGCGCCGGCGCCGCAGGGCGCTGGATCCGCGTCGAACGGAGCATGCGCAACAAAACTCCACTCCCGCTGCCGCTCATTGTGCCGCTGCTGGCCGGCGCAGGGGCACTGGCTGCCGCCGTCGTCCTCGTCTTTATCCTCTGGCGTTAG
- a CDS encoding GntR family transcriptional regulator has translation MRKSSATAASGREKAYAYLRENILVDPAVQGKFLNEQELAAEIGVSRTPVREALLLLVSDGLVELIPQRGAYVPPVTGREMSELMELRGVLESHAARLVIEQNRVPAKTMQDTLDLQAQLPELLNAEAAQEFIRLDTLFHQLLIDAAGNELISRTYSKLHVRQILVGVSALFRTGDRRGQVCAEHQDILDALMSGDPAKAQEAIDHHLAVTRDILLRT, from the coding sequence ATGCGAAAAAGTTCGGCGACGGCGGCGTCCGGCCGCGAGAAGGCGTACGCGTACCTGCGCGAAAACATCCTGGTTGACCCGGCGGTGCAGGGGAAGTTCCTGAATGAGCAGGAGCTGGCCGCGGAGATCGGCGTCTCGCGAACTCCGGTCCGGGAGGCGCTCCTGCTGCTCGTCTCCGACGGCCTGGTGGAACTGATTCCGCAGCGCGGGGCATATGTTCCGCCGGTGACTGGCCGTGAAATGTCGGAACTGATGGAACTCCGGGGTGTGCTGGAAAGCCATGCCGCCCGCCTGGTTATCGAACAGAACCGCGTTCCTGCGAAAACGATGCAGGACACCCTGGACCTGCAGGCCCAGCTTCCCGAGCTGCTGAATGCGGAGGCTGCGCAGGAGTTCATCCGGCTGGACACCCTCTTCCATCAGCTTCTGATCGACGCCGCCGGCAATGAGCTCATCTCCCGAACGTACAGCAAGCTCCATGTCCGGCAAATCCTGGTGGGCGTTTCGGCCTTGTTCCGCACCGGAGACCGGCGCGGACAGGTGTGCGCCGAACATCAGGACATCCTCGATGCCCTGATGTCCGGCGACCCCGCGAAGGCGCAGGAGGCCATTGACCATCACCTGGCTGTCACCCGGGATATTCTGCTCCGCACCTAA
- a CDS encoding YnfA family protein, whose protein sequence is MAIAKTTVLFVLAAAAEIGGAWLVWQSVREGKDWWWAGLGVIALGLYGFVATLQPDAHFGRILAAYGGVFVAGSLAWGMVFDGFRPDRWDIAGSVICLVGVAVIMFAPRNAG, encoded by the coding sequence GTGGCGATCGCCAAAACGACTGTGCTGTTCGTCCTGGCCGCTGCTGCCGAGATCGGCGGCGCGTGGCTCGTGTGGCAGTCAGTCCGTGAGGGCAAGGACTGGTGGTGGGCAGGGCTGGGTGTGATTGCCCTGGGCCTCTACGGTTTTGTGGCCACCCTGCAGCCGGATGCCCATTTCGGCCGGATCCTTGCCGCCTACGGCGGAGTGTTTGTGGCTGGGTCGCTGGCGTGGGGAATGGTCTTCGACGGTTTCCGGCCGGACCGGTGGGACATCGCGGGCTCCGTCATCTGCCTGGTCGGGGTGGCTGTGATCATGTTTGCCCCACGAAACGCGGGCTGA
- a CDS encoding MFS transporter, whose translation MANVPVPASGAAPRPDKPIHPKGLYKAFAASLTGTALEWYDFAVYSAAAAVVFPLVFFPSSDPLTGTILAFSTYAVGYVSRPVGGIIFGRLGDRIGRKKVLVTTLMIIGVATVLIGVLPGYDSIGISAPIILVLLRFAQGVGVGGEWGGAVLLSSEYGDPHRRGFWASAAQVGPPAGNLMANGALAVLTLALTEEQFIGFGWRIAFLVSAVLVGFGLWIRLKLEDTPIFKAIEAHGEQPHAPVREVFSTELRPLIAATLCRVGPDVLYALFTVFTLTYGIQTLGYERSQVLTAVLIGSAFQLFMIPLAGAVSDRFNRRLVYGTAAVVGAVWTFIFFGVLGADNEPMLIAGIVLGLMAHSFMYGPQAAFIVEQFSPRLRSTGSSLAYTFAGVIGGAIAPLMFTLLLAQFGTWIPVAIYVAVAAGVTAVGLALGRDSNTVEDEDYRLLLEVSALERQQSATGKGH comes from the coding sequence ATGGCTAACGTCCCAGTTCCGGCTTCCGGCGCAGCGCCGCGTCCGGACAAGCCGATTCACCCCAAGGGCCTGTACAAGGCCTTCGCTGCCAGCCTCACCGGCACCGCCCTCGAGTGGTATGACTTCGCCGTCTACTCGGCCGCGGCCGCCGTCGTATTTCCCCTCGTGTTCTTCCCGTCATCCGATCCCCTGACGGGCACCATCCTGGCCTTCTCCACGTATGCGGTGGGCTACGTGTCCCGGCCTGTTGGTGGCATCATCTTCGGCCGCCTGGGTGACCGGATCGGCCGCAAGAAGGTGCTGGTGACCACCCTGATGATCATCGGCGTGGCCACCGTCCTGATCGGTGTGCTCCCCGGTTACGACAGCATCGGCATCAGCGCCCCGATCATCCTGGTGCTGCTGCGGTTCGCCCAGGGCGTGGGAGTCGGCGGCGAATGGGGCGGCGCCGTGCTGCTCTCCAGCGAATACGGCGACCCCCACCGGCGCGGCTTCTGGGCGTCTGCAGCCCAGGTGGGCCCGCCCGCCGGCAACCTTATGGCCAACGGCGCCCTGGCTGTCCTGACCCTCGCCCTGACCGAGGAACAGTTCATCGGCTTCGGCTGGCGCATCGCGTTCCTTGTCTCGGCCGTGCTGGTCGGTTTCGGCCTCTGGATCCGCCTGAAGCTGGAAGACACCCCCATCTTCAAGGCCATCGAGGCCCACGGCGAACAGCCCCACGCCCCCGTCCGTGAGGTCTTCAGCACCGAACTCCGGCCCCTCATTGCCGCCACGCTGTGCCGGGTGGGCCCGGACGTGCTCTACGCCCTGTTCACCGTTTTCACCCTCACCTACGGCATCCAGACACTCGGCTACGAACGCAGCCAGGTGCTCACGGCAGTCCTGATCGGCTCCGCGTTCCAGCTCTTTATGATCCCGCTGGCCGGCGCTGTGTCCGACCGCTTCAACCGACGCCTGGTCTACGGCACCGCGGCTGTGGTGGGCGCCGTGTGGACGTTCATCTTCTTCGGCGTCCTGGGCGCCGACAACGAGCCGATGCTCATTGCCGGCATTGTGCTGGGCCTCATGGCGCACTCGTTTATGTACGGCCCGCAGGCTGCCTTCATCGTGGAGCAGTTCTCACCGAGGCTCCGGTCCACGGGCAGCTCCCTGGCCTACACGTTCGCCGGCGTGATCGGCGGCGCCATCGCCCCGCTGATGTTCACATTGCTGCTGGCGCAGTTCGGCACCTGGATTCCGGTGGCCATCTACGTGGCAGTCGCTGCAGGCGTCACCGCCGTGGGACTGGCCCTCGGCCGCGATTCCAACACCGTGGAGGACGAGGACTACCGGCTGCTGCTGGAAGTATCCGCACTAGAGCGCCAGCAGTCGGCCACCGGCAAAGGCCACTGA
- a CDS encoding PadR family transcriptional regulator → MKGIHDDKFLEPPFGRGQFGRGRFERGRGRRGPHGHRGGGFGPGFGPRGGFGPGFGPGGGFGPGFGPGPRRASRGDVRWAILSLLAEAPSNGYGLIKTIAEKTSGAWRPSPGSIYPTLQQLVDEDLIAPLSEGRRTDFTLTDAGKAYVAEHAEELENAWNSDAEGSGPAFHQSVGKLMGVIHQFRTAATEEQRNAAVEKLDETRRALYRILAD, encoded by the coding sequence ATGAAAGGCATTCACGACGACAAGTTTTTGGAACCGCCGTTCGGGCGGGGACAGTTTGGGCGGGGACGGTTTGAGCGCGGCAGGGGCCGCCGCGGACCGCACGGGCACCGCGGGGGAGGGTTTGGCCCGGGCTTTGGCCCACGGGGCGGATTTGGTCCCGGTTTTGGACCGGGCGGAGGGTTCGGTCCCGGCTTTGGGCCCGGTCCCCGGCGGGCAAGCAGGGGGGACGTCCGGTGGGCCATCCTGTCTTTGCTGGCCGAGGCCCCGTCCAACGGTTATGGCCTGATCAAGACCATCGCGGAGAAAACGTCCGGCGCATGGCGGCCCAGCCCCGGGTCGATCTACCCCACACTCCAGCAGTTGGTGGACGAGGACCTCATTGCCCCCCTCAGCGAGGGCCGGCGGACCGACTTCACCCTCACCGACGCCGGCAAGGCCTACGTGGCCGAGCATGCGGAGGAACTGGAGAACGCGTGGAACAGCGATGCGGAAGGATCCGGACCCGCCTTCCACCAGAGTGTGGGCAAACTGATGGGGGTCATTCATCAGTTCCGTACGGCCGCTACGGAAGAACAGCGCAATGCTGCGGTGGAAAAGCTCGACGAAACCCGCCGCGCGCTCTACCGGATCCTGGCCGACTGA